The proteins below come from a single Polynucleobacter necessarius genomic window:
- the cysE gene encoding serine O-acetyltransferase: MFNSLFEQVDSIIVRDPAARNRLEVITCYQGLHAVWLHRISHFLWNLGLKWIARLLSMVSRFITGIEIHPGAKIGRRVFLDHGLGIVIGETTEIGDDCTIYQGVTLGGTSLYKGVKRHPTLGNGVVVSAGAKVLGGFTVGDSARVGSNAVVLKEIPPGATAVGIPARILHPDLPQSADSKTKEYFSAYGVTPNVDDPVSMALRGLIDATIEQEAKIAQLEKALAKLSNTPTDSAGSSDTKRDLDAIKEWLKE; the protein is encoded by the coding sequence ATGTTTAATTCACTCTTTGAGCAAGTCGACTCCATCATCGTTCGTGATCCAGCGGCAAGAAACCGTCTCGAGGTCATTACCTGCTACCAAGGTTTACATGCAGTTTGGCTCCACCGCATCTCCCATTTTTTATGGAATTTAGGCTTAAAGTGGATTGCGCGTTTGCTATCGATGGTGTCGCGCTTTATTACTGGTATTGAAATTCATCCTGGTGCAAAGATTGGTCGTCGCGTATTTTTAGATCATGGCCTAGGAATTGTGATTGGCGAAACTACCGAGATCGGTGATGACTGCACCATCTATCAAGGCGTCACATTAGGTGGCACTTCGCTCTACAAAGGTGTTAAGCGTCACCCTACCCTTGGCAATGGCGTCGTCGTCAGCGCAGGTGCGAAAGTATTGGGCGGATTTACCGTTGGCGATAGTGCGCGCGTTGGATCAAATGCAGTGGTCTTAAAAGAAATTCCGCCCGGAGCAACTGCTGTTGGAATTCCAGCTCGCATTCTGCATCCCGATTTACCGCAAAGCGCGGATAGCAAAACAAAGGAATACTTCTCTGCCTATGGCGTGACACCCAATGTTGATGATCCCGTGTCAATGGCACTTAGGGGTCTGATCGATGCCACGATTGAGCAAGAAGCAAAAATTGCCCAGCTTGAAAAGGCTCTGGCAAAACTTAGCAATACGCCAACAGATTCTGCGGGCAGCAGTGATACCAAGCGCGATTTAGATGCCATTAAAGAATGGCTGAAAGAGTAG
- a CDS encoding FKBP-type peptidyl-prolyl cis-trans isomerase, translating to MKIEKNTIVSLRYKLTDAHNNVIEEPDAPMVYLHGGYEGTFPKIESLLDGQDIGYEATIQLEPNEAFGEYDPELLKIESRARFPEPLEVGMQFEGVPDSEESEDISVADVEEDSDDEPLIYTVTDVEDNQVVLDGNHPLAGMALRFWVQVEDVRAATEDEIENRHPDGAENFTFGMPSEDADEEDFLEKALGTQGQVSRTLH from the coding sequence ATGAAGATTGAAAAAAATACTATCGTATCCCTTCGATATAAATTAACAGACGCACACAATAATGTCATCGAAGAGCCAGATGCTCCGATGGTATACCTGCACGGTGGTTATGAGGGTACTTTCCCAAAAATCGAATCGCTGCTTGACGGTCAGGATATCGGCTATGAAGCCACTATTCAGCTCGAACCCAATGAAGCATTTGGTGAGTACGATCCGGAATTACTCAAGATTGAGTCGCGTGCTCGCTTCCCAGAGCCGTTGGAGGTTGGTATGCAGTTTGAAGGCGTTCCCGACTCTGAGGAGTCTGAAGACATTTCTGTCGCTGATGTCGAGGAAGATAGTGACGATGAGCCGCTGATTTATACCGTTACCGATGTCGAAGACAATCAAGTGGTTCTCGATGGCAATCATCCACTGGCTGGAATGGCGCTGCGCTTTTGGGTGCAAGTTGAGGATGTGCGTGCTGCAACCGAGGATGAAATTGAAAACCGTCACCCAGATGGTGCCGAGAATTTTACCTTCGGCATGCCAAGCGAAGACGCTGATGAAGAGGATTTCTTAGAAAAAGCGCTTGGCACCCAAGGGCAGGTATCGCGCACCCTGCATTGA
- a CDS encoding tetratricopeptide repeat protein — protein sequence MFVTPKALLTTLLMVLVATSSLLLISGCSTPAQQLANAEIAAVNKQETTSPQAKTQAYLGGYGPIDPPRLTTDSPYDPPNPELSETVGVPFLSFLIIEPDPFTKNAVPSDVEKLIKARQYQDAIDLINAKLKKTPKNVQLRYVKARVQIELRDFDAAKKTLVEITQQFPELPEPYNNLAAIAANQNKWLEARDYLELAHKLRPSYSIASANLGDVYVRLGAKAYEDAATNTQLNQRLYANRAKYLLNLLKPQAKGSSTSNP from the coding sequence ATGTTTGTGACCCCTAAAGCCCTGCTTACCACCCTTTTGATGGTTTTGGTAGCTACGTCCAGCCTTTTGCTCATCAGCGGGTGCAGCACACCAGCCCAACAACTTGCAAACGCCGAAATTGCGGCAGTTAACAAGCAAGAAACGACTTCCCCGCAAGCAAAAACACAGGCTTATCTTGGTGGATACGGCCCGATTGACCCTCCACGTCTTACCACAGACTCACCATACGACCCTCCCAATCCAGAGCTATCCGAAACGGTTGGCGTTCCGTTCTTATCGTTTTTAATTATTGAGCCTGATCCTTTTACTAAAAATGCAGTGCCATCCGATGTTGAGAAACTAATCAAAGCACGCCAATATCAAGATGCCATCGATTTAATTAATGCAAAACTCAAAAAGACGCCAAAAAATGTTCAACTACGCTATGTGAAAGCTCGCGTACAAATTGAGCTGCGCGATTTTGATGCCGCCAAGAAAACACTGGTTGAAATTACACAGCAATTTCCTGAGTTGCCAGAACCCTATAACAATCTGGCAGCCATTGCCGCCAATCAAAACAAGTGGCTTGAAGCACGCGATTACTTAGAGCTTGCTCACAAGCTACGCCCCAGCTATAGCATTGCATCGGCCAACTTGGGCGATGTCTATGTCAGGCTGGGCGCCAAGGCCTATGAGGATGCCGCTACCAATACGCAGTTAAATCAACGTCTTTATGCAAATCGCGCCAAATATCTTTTAAACCTACTCAAGCCACAAGCAAAAGGCTCGAGTACTAGCAATCCTTAG
- a CDS encoding TrmH family RNA methyltransferase, with translation MVFGPERTGLENHHLSLCTHRVWLDANPNYPSLNLAQALMVCAYILRQALKAGAADESVKTVMLRT, from the coding sequence ATGGTATTTGGTCCAGAGCGAACCGGTCTTGAAAACCACCACCTATCGCTCTGCACTCATCGTGTCTGGCTGGACGCTAACCCCAATTACCCCTCGCTCAATTTAGCTCAAGCACTTATGGTCTGTGCCTATATCCTCCGACAGGCTTTAAAGGCTGGCGCTGCTGATGAATCCGTAAAAACCGTGATGCTCAGGACCTAG
- a CDS encoding tryptophan--tRNA ligase, with product MFAERVLSGMRPTGNLHLGHYQGVLKNWVRLQSEYPCFFFVADWHALTTHYETPDVIEQSVWDMVIDWLAAGVDPNQAALFIQSKVPEHAELFLLLSMGTPLGWLERVPTYKDQLEKLKEKDLQTYGFLGYPLLQSADILIYRAQFVPVGEDQVPHVEMTREVARRFNYLYGREPGFEEKALEAVKKLGSKRAKMYSELRVAFQERGDDEALEQAKALLQEAQSLSMADRERLFGFLEGARKIILPEPQALLTAASRMPGIDGQKMSKSYGNTISVREQPEEVIKKIRTMPTDPARVRRTDAGDPARCPVWQLHTVYSNEETKRWVGKGCKSAGIGCLECKQPVIDAILAEQQPMFERAQKYLDDPSLLRSIIADGCDKARKVAQETMREVREAMGLAYD from the coding sequence ATGTTTGCTGAACGTGTTCTCTCTGGTATGCGGCCTACGGGCAATTTGCATCTTGGTCATTACCAAGGAGTATTAAAAAACTGGGTACGCTTGCAATCTGAATATCCCTGCTTTTTCTTTGTTGCGGATTGGCATGCGCTAACCACCCACTATGAAACCCCTGATGTGATCGAGCAATCGGTTTGGGATATGGTGATCGATTGGTTGGCTGCTGGCGTGGACCCAAATCAGGCAGCCTTGTTCATTCAGAGCAAAGTGCCTGAGCATGCGGAACTCTTTTTATTGTTATCGATGGGAACCCCGTTGGGCTGGCTTGAGCGTGTTCCAACCTATAAGGATCAGCTTGAGAAGCTCAAAGAGAAAGACCTGCAAACCTATGGTTTCTTGGGCTATCCACTTCTACAGTCTGCCGATATTTTGATTTACCGTGCGCAGTTTGTCCCGGTTGGTGAAGATCAGGTTCCGCACGTTGAGATGACGCGCGAAGTCGCACGTCGTTTTAATTACCTTTATGGTCGCGAGCCAGGTTTTGAAGAGAAGGCACTCGAAGCAGTCAAAAAACTCGGTAGTAAACGTGCCAAGATGTATTCCGAATTGCGAGTAGCGTTTCAGGAGCGCGGAGATGATGAAGCGCTAGAACAAGCCAAGGCGCTGTTGCAAGAAGCGCAAAGCCTATCGATGGCCGATCGCGAAAGGCTATTTGGATTTTTGGAAGGTGCTCGCAAAATTATCCTTCCCGAGCCACAAGCATTGCTGACGGCCGCTTCACGTATGCCAGGAATTGACGGGCAAAAGATGTCTAAGTCCTATGGCAACACGATCAGCGTTCGTGAACAGCCTGAGGAAGTCATTAAGAAAATACGGACCATGCCTACCGATCCAGCCCGAGTACGCAGAACGGATGCGGGCGATCCAGCGCGTTGCCCCGTATGGCAACTTCACACCGTCTATTCGAATGAAGAAACCAAGCGGTGGGTCGGGAAGGGGTGTAAGTCAGCAGGAATCGGCTGCTTGGAGTGCAAGCAACCCGTGATTGATGCGATATTGGCTGAGCAGCAACCGATGTTTGAGCGAGCTCAAAAATATTTAGACGACCCCAGCTTGTTGCGTTCCATCATTGCCGATGGTTGCGATAAGGCCCGTAAGGTTGCCCAAGAAACCATGCGCGAGGTTCGTGAGGCCATGGGTCTAGCGTACGACTAG
- a CDS encoding inositol monophosphatase family protein has product MHPMLNVAVKAARRAGTIINRASLNLERLQIDRKQHNDFVTEVDKAAEAAIIETLSEAYPTHGFMAEETGEHNSDAENVWIIDPLDGTTNFIHGFPQYAVSIALAVNGVTQQAVVYDPTRDELFAATRGAGAYLDRRRLRVGTQDRLANALIGTGFPYREDQDLEKYLKIFAKMSRQCAGLRRPGAASLDLAYVAAGRYDGFFESDLKPWDMAAGALLIAEAGGLVGNYRGEEGFLKSGEVMAANPRIYAQMVQCLSKYSVS; this is encoded by the coding sequence ATGCATCCCATGTTAAATGTGGCCGTAAAGGCCGCCCGTCGTGCTGGAACCATTATAAATCGTGCTTCATTGAATTTGGAGCGCCTCCAGATTGATCGCAAACAGCACAATGATTTTGTGACTGAGGTGGACAAAGCCGCAGAAGCGGCCATCATTGAAACCCTGAGCGAAGCCTATCCAACGCATGGATTCATGGCTGAAGAAACGGGTGAGCATAACTCTGATGCTGAAAATGTCTGGATCATTGATCCATTGGATGGCACAACCAATTTCATTCATGGCTTTCCGCAATATGCAGTCTCAATCGCCCTAGCAGTCAATGGCGTGACACAACAAGCGGTTGTGTACGACCCTACGCGGGATGAGCTCTTCGCTGCTACACGTGGTGCGGGCGCATACCTCGATCGCCGTCGTTTACGAGTGGGTACGCAAGATCGCTTAGCGAATGCATTGATCGGCACAGGCTTTCCATATCGTGAAGATCAAGACCTCGAAAAGTACCTCAAGATATTTGCAAAGATGTCTCGCCAATGCGCAGGGTTGCGCCGTCCAGGTGCAGCCTCTTTGGATTTGGCATATGTAGCCGCAGGTCGTTACGATGGATTTTTTGAGAGTGATCTCAAGCCATGGGATATGGCCGCTGGTGCTTTGTTGATTGCCGAAGCAGGGGGCCTTGTCGGCAATTATCGAGGTGAGGAAGGGTTCTTAAAGAGCGGTGAGGTGATGGCTGCTAACCCACGCATCTATGCGCAGATGGTGCAATGTTTATCAAAATATTCCGTCAGCTAA
- a CDS encoding RNA methyltransferase, whose product MNINQARFLRWVLVETSHPGNVGSAARALKTMGFEQLRLVNPNTPDIAKQADAIAMASGAVDILESCSVSDSLDTTVQGCSMVVGLTSREREFGPPAIDWESACQLIAQTVQNQGYVAHGIWSRANRS is encoded by the coding sequence ATGAACATTAATCAAGCCCGTTTTCTGCGTTGGGTTCTGGTAGAGACTAGCCATCCAGGCAATGTCGGCTCTGCCGCGAGAGCCCTCAAGACCATGGGCTTCGAGCAATTACGGCTTGTGAACCCCAATACTCCTGATATCGCAAAGCAAGCTGATGCCATAGCAATGGCGAGTGGCGCAGTGGATATTTTGGAATCTTGCTCTGTATCCGACTCTCTCGACACCACGGTCCAAGGGTGCTCAATGGTAGTTGGATTAACCAGTCGCGAACGGGAATTTGGTCCTCCTGCTATCGACTGGGAGAGTGCCTGCCAGCTGATCGCGCAAACGGTCCAAAATCAAGGGTACGTCGCCCATGGTATTTGGTCCAGAGCGAACCGGTCTTGA
- the dapA gene encoding 4-hydroxy-tetrahydrodipicolinate synthase codes for MSAIVTPMFEDGSLDFSSLKSLLDWHVAEGTDGIVIVGTSGESPTVSVEEHCELICVTVEHIAGRIPVIAGTGGNSTAEAIELTEFAKKVGADASLQVVPYYNKPTQEGMYAHLKKIAESVDLPVILYNVPGRTVADLAGDTVVRLASVPGVIGIKDATSSLERGTLLINDLKRAGHSDFAVFSGDDLTAAMLMLMGGKGNISVTANVAPRLMHELCVAAMSDDVKRTREIQYQLIAVHKAMFTEANPIPVKWALHEMGKITAGIRLPLTPLSDPLREPLKAALKQANLL; via the coding sequence ATGTCAGCAATTGTGACCCCCATGTTTGAAGATGGCAGCTTGGATTTTTCTAGCCTGAAGTCTTTGCTAGATTGGCATGTTGCTGAAGGTACAGATGGCATTGTGATTGTAGGCACTAGTGGAGAATCTCCTACGGTGTCCGTAGAAGAGCACTGTGAACTGATTTGTGTCACGGTTGAGCACATTGCTGGACGTATTCCAGTGATTGCGGGTACGGGTGGTAATTCCACAGCGGAGGCGATCGAGCTTACTGAGTTCGCTAAAAAAGTGGGTGCGGATGCAAGTCTTCAAGTGGTTCCGTACTACAACAAGCCTACTCAAGAGGGTATGTATGCTCATCTCAAAAAGATTGCTGAGTCAGTAGATTTGCCGGTAATTCTTTATAACGTGCCAGGTCGTACTGTGGCCGATTTAGCGGGCGATACCGTCGTACGATTGGCTTCTGTGCCAGGTGTAATCGGCATCAAGGACGCTACAAGCAGTCTCGAGCGAGGCACTCTACTAATCAATGATTTAAAACGTGCAGGTCATAGCGATTTTGCCGTGTTTTCGGGTGATGATTTAACGGCAGCCATGCTGATGTTGATGGGTGGCAAAGGCAATATCTCAGTGACGGCAAACGTAGCGCCAAGACTCATGCACGAATTATGTGTTGCAGCGATGTCCGATGACGTGAAGCGTACCCGTGAAATTCAGTATCAATTGATTGCGGTCCACAAAGCGATGTTTACTGAGGCTAACCCAATTCCAGTGAAGTGGGCTTTACATGAAATGGGCAAAATTACCGCTGGTATTCGGTTGCCGCTCACTCCACTGAGCGACCCACTCCGAGAGCCATTGAAGGCAGCATTAAAACAGGCCAATTTATTATGA
- a CDS encoding UDP-2,3-diacylglucosamine diphosphatase, with the protein MIPHHTSALLISDIHLTPSMPLTAQRFFDFCEKDVSQVEAVFILGDLFEYWIGDAAAAHSPFTREVRRALASLSSKTKTYYMHGNRDFLIGPAFLKKTGIMPLADPSLVNLGGQQYLLSHGDALCTADAGYQVFRRWTRKRWIQKSFLRLPLSWRRGIANHLRSNSQAQYQHRASTSHHRNVIKTNVTQDACAAALKTFDCDQLIHGHTHLPAHHQESFGAQKWQRWVLSDWDLDRHESARPRANALLVNAEGVRSVDLVKS; encoded by the coding sequence ATGATTCCGCATCACACGAGCGCCCTGCTCATCTCAGACATACACCTGACGCCGTCAATGCCATTGACGGCGCAACGCTTTTTTGACTTCTGCGAAAAAGATGTTTCCCAGGTTGAAGCTGTATTTATTTTGGGTGATTTATTTGAGTATTGGATTGGAGATGCCGCCGCCGCTCATTCCCCATTTACTCGGGAAGTAAGGCGCGCCCTTGCTAGTCTCTCCAGCAAAACCAAAACGTACTACATGCATGGCAATCGCGATTTTTTGATTGGCCCAGCATTTCTAAAAAAAACCGGAATAATGCCATTAGCCGATCCATCATTGGTAAACCTAGGTGGTCAGCAATACTTACTCTCACATGGTGACGCGCTCTGTACGGCAGACGCGGGCTATCAAGTATTTCGTAGATGGACCAGAAAGCGTTGGATACAAAAATCGTTTTTACGATTACCACTGTCATGGCGTCGTGGTATCGCTAATCACCTGCGCAGCAATAGTCAGGCTCAATACCAGCACCGCGCTAGCACGTCCCACCATCGAAACGTCATCAAAACGAATGTTACTCAGGATGCCTGTGCTGCAGCTCTAAAAACGTTTGACTGCGATCAACTCATTCACGGACACACTCATCTGCCTGCACACCATCAAGAATCCTTTGGTGCGCAAAAATGGCAACGCTGGGTGTTATCGGATTGGGATTTAGACCGCCATGAAAGTGCACGTCCTAGAGCCAATGCGCTGTTGGTGAATGCGGAAGGAGTTCGGTCAGTCGATTTAGTTAAATCTTAA
- a CDS encoding cupin domain-containing protein: MTSFYLSTPHQPPKPPKKLPLELPWALFGGISPQQFMKQYWHKKPLLVRGAIPAFALAKQNDEYLESPISYSELIQLSEKEELESRLIQSKPWRFSHGPFTKKRIPKLGDSNWTLLFQGMEAHHPAAATILSWFRFIPDARLDDLMISIAGIGGGAGPHFDSYDVFLIQMSGRRQWRISEQKDLSLNPKLPLKILQSFQSEQEWVLEPGDMLYLPPHIAHDGIALDSGCQTWSVGFRSPSFKELLQEGLWRLAESLEDIPNLDQRFADPKQNATANPDQLPEELIKRLHEEVSKLQLNQVNRFLPGITAYLSEPKPNAFFTGPVPSLSPKSFLNKLAKQALIPSPQTRILSFRKQVFCNGEEVTKDQPNNVVAAWETLSANRSLTAKTLKNVDKSSLYEAYLAGWLIFEKR, encoded by the coding sequence ATGACCTCATTTTACTTGAGCACACCCCATCAACCACCCAAGCCACCTAAAAAGCTGCCATTGGAGTTGCCATGGGCACTTTTTGGCGGAATCAGTCCACAGCAGTTCATGAAGCAATATTGGCACAAAAAGCCATTATTAGTTCGAGGGGCCATTCCTGCCTTTGCCCTAGCCAAACAAAATGATGAGTACTTAGAAAGCCCCATCTCTTACTCTGAGCTGATTCAATTGTCCGAAAAAGAGGAACTGGAATCACGCTTGATTCAGTCCAAGCCTTGGCGTTTTTCACACGGGCCGTTTACTAAAAAACGGATCCCGAAGTTGGGGGATTCAAATTGGACGCTGTTGTTTCAGGGCATGGAAGCGCATCACCCGGCCGCAGCAACCATACTATCGTGGTTTCGGTTCATACCAGATGCTCGCCTTGATGATTTGATGATTAGCATTGCTGGCATCGGCGGCGGCGCAGGGCCACACTTTGACTCCTATGACGTGTTCTTGATTCAGATGTCGGGTAGAAGACAATGGCGCATCTCGGAACAAAAGGACTTAAGCCTTAACCCCAAACTTCCCTTGAAGATTTTGCAATCGTTTCAGAGCGAGCAGGAATGGGTCTTAGAGCCTGGTGACATGCTCTACCTTCCACCACATATTGCGCACGATGGCATAGCATTGGATTCAGGCTGCCAAACGTGGTCCGTGGGATTTCGTTCGCCAAGCTTCAAAGAGTTATTGCAAGAGGGTTTATGGCGACTTGCTGAATCGCTAGAAGATATTCCAAATTTAGATCAAAGATTTGCTGATCCGAAGCAGAATGCCACCGCCAATCCAGATCAACTGCCAGAGGAGTTGATAAAGCGATTACACGAGGAAGTTAGCAAACTACAGCTCAATCAAGTAAACCGTTTTTTACCCGGTATTACAGCCTACCTCTCAGAACCAAAACCGAATGCCTTTTTCACTGGGCCGGTCCCATCCCTTTCTCCGAAATCCTTTCTAAATAAATTGGCTAAGCAGGCACTGATACCAAGCCCGCAGACCCGAATTTTGAGCTTCAGAAAACAAGTTTTTTGCAACGGAGAAGAAGTCACAAAAGATCAGCCAAACAATGTGGTTGCGGCATGGGAGACCCTCTCAGCCAATAGGAGCTTAACCGCTAAGACCCTAAAAAACGTCGACAAATCAAGCCTCTATGAAGCCTATCTTGCTGGTTGGCTAATTTTCGAGAAGCGGTAA
- the bamC gene encoding outer membrane protein assembly factor BamC, producing MKNVFFLPGRILTCAVALTAVLGLVSCKSVTTNDTVDYKQSGAVRGPNLSYPPDLITSQADRRYIVQDGTATMSEYNAAVKKSVQMRSNVMTGIPGMRIAKDGERRWLVVEKPAPELYPKIKDFWQENGFLLVVDSPSTGIMETDWAENRAKISQDFIRKALSSVLDSAYDTGERDKYKTRLEVTKPGVTEIYITQRGALEKCVTDTTGACLYTIWTPRPNDPELEAAFLVRLMERLGMTQEQAKAMVVTPLGPKTPKAKFVQEANNKGYIELSAGFDRSWRDVGLALDRSNFTVEDRNRSEGVYFVRYINAKDVGDSKGFFSNLLSSKDDAKLQAKKYRVVVKSAGDNSANVYVQDADGKPENTPAGIQLLTILTDQLTK from the coding sequence ATGAAGAATGTGTTTTTCCTACCTGGTCGTATCCTTACTTGTGCTGTAGCCTTGACGGCGGTTCTCGGATTGGTCTCCTGTAAGTCTGTGACAACTAATGACACGGTAGATTACAAACAATCGGGTGCGGTGCGTGGTCCGAATTTATCCTACCCCCCTGATTTAATAACATCCCAAGCAGATCGTCGTTATATCGTGCAAGACGGCACCGCAACCATGTCTGAGTACAATGCAGCGGTTAAAAAATCTGTACAAATGCGAAGCAATGTGATGACGGGTATTCCGGGTATGCGCATTGCTAAAGATGGGGAGCGCAGATGGTTGGTAGTTGAAAAACCCGCACCAGAGCTTTACCCCAAAATTAAGGATTTTTGGCAGGAAAACGGTTTCTTATTGGTGGTTGATTCGCCATCCACTGGAATTATGGAGACTGATTGGGCAGAAAATCGCGCCAAAATCTCACAAGACTTTATTCGTAAGGCATTGAGTAGCGTTTTAGATTCCGCTTATGACACTGGTGAGCGAGATAAATATAAAACTCGCTTAGAGGTTACGAAGCCGGGTGTAACGGAGATTTACATCACTCAACGTGGCGCGCTTGAAAAATGTGTGACCGATACGACTGGCGCATGTCTATACACCATTTGGACTCCTCGTCCTAACGATCCGGAACTTGAGGCAGCATTCTTGGTGCGCTTAATGGAGCGTCTTGGAATGACGCAAGAGCAAGCTAAGGCAATGGTTGTAACCCCGCTAGGACCAAAAACCCCTAAAGCCAAGTTTGTTCAAGAGGCGAATAACAAGGGTTATATCGAGTTAAGCGCTGGCTTTGATCGCTCATGGCGTGATGTGGGTTTGGCGCTGGACCGATCGAATTTTACCGTTGAGGATCGTAATCGTTCTGAAGGCGTCTATTTTGTTCGTTACATCAATGCGAAAGACGTTGGTGATTCAAAAGGCTTTTTCAGTAATCTTCTTAGTAGCAAAGATGATGCAAAACTGCAGGCAAAGAAATATCGTGTTGTTGTGAAGAGCGCCGGTGATAATTCTGCGAATGTCTATGTGCAGGACGCAGATGGTAAGCCTGAAAATACGCCCGCCGGTATTCAGTTGCTCACGATCCTTACCGATCAGTTGACGAAGTAG
- a CDS encoding 3',5'-nucleoside bisphosphate phosphatase, whose protein sequence is MSSLSTINADLHCHSVISDGTLTPEVLAERAKANGVSLWALTDHDELGGQQRAKSAAQALSIDYVAGVEISVTWMGQTIHIVGLGIDSEHLGIIEGLRRTREGRGNRAKQMSDQLLKVGIPGAYEGALHYAGNHQLISRTHFARFLVEQGVCKDTEHVFKNYLVEGKPGFVTHQWAPLDDAVAWIKGAGGVAVIAHPGRYNFNALQMEELYKHFKNIGGLGIEVITGSHSPDQYQTYGEIAQHYGFLASRGSDFHDPSESHVDLGSLPPLPDSLTPVWSVFH, encoded by the coding sequence ATGAGTAGTTTATCCACCATTAACGCTGATTTACATTGCCATTCCGTTATTTCGGATGGCACCTTAACGCCTGAAGTTCTTGCAGAGCGCGCCAAGGCAAATGGTGTGAGCTTGTGGGCTTTGACAGATCACGATGAGCTTGGCGGTCAACAGCGTGCTAAGAGTGCTGCACAGGCTTTAAGTATTGATTATGTTGCCGGTGTTGAAATTTCAGTGACTTGGATGGGTCAAACGATTCATATTGTTGGTCTTGGTATTGACTCAGAGCACCTCGGGATTATTGAGGGCTTGCGTCGTACACGAGAGGGTCGTGGCAATCGAGCCAAACAAATGTCTGACCAATTATTGAAGGTTGGCATTCCTGGTGCATATGAAGGTGCCTTGCACTATGCCGGCAATCATCAACTGATTTCGAGAACACATTTCGCTCGGTTTTTAGTAGAGCAGGGCGTATGCAAAGATACCGAACATGTATTCAAAAACTATTTGGTAGAAGGCAAGCCGGGCTTTGTAACGCATCAGTGGGCCCCCTTGGATGACGCGGTTGCCTGGATTAAGGGGGCTGGTGGGGTGGCGGTCATTGCGCACCCAGGACGCTATAACTTCAATGCTTTGCAAATGGAAGAGCTATATAAGCATTTCAAGAATATCGGTGGCCTGGGTATTGAAGTGATTACTGGAAGTCATAGCCCAGATCAATATCAAACTTATGGAGAAATTGCCCAGCACTATGGTTTTTTAGCGTCTCGTGGCTCCGATTTTCATGATCCTAGTGAGAGTCATGTCGATTTAGGATCGCTACCGCCTTTACCAGACTCTCTCACGCCAGTGTGGTCTGTGTTTCATTAA